From one Culex quinquefasciatus strain JHB chromosome 3, VPISU_Cqui_1.0_pri_paternal, whole genome shotgun sequence genomic stretch:
- the LOC119770003 gene encoding uncharacterized protein LOC119770003, whose protein sequence is MDLTTTNYKPPEDEIIYGQNSLQPAPVPSLQEFLGQTYRILYGDEYHPNYDRQLRKFVTHLVEVPPDTEQDDGDELEDEFQLTIDEDNRVELVIDVKVLFGGEIAEEMNAKDRAELETSSLIQQIHVILYESEKKGEIEEDAREE, encoded by the exons ATG GACCTCACCACCACAAATTACAAACCCCCCGAAGACGAAATCATCTACGGCCAAAACTCCCTCCAACCAGCCCCCGTTCCGTCACTGCAGGAGTTCTTGGGCCAAACGTACCGCATCTTGTACGGGGACGAGTACCATCCGAACTACGACCGTCAGCTGCGCAAGTTTGTGACGCACCTGGTGGAAGTGCCGCCGGACACCGAGCAGGACGACGGTGACGAGCTGGAGGATGAGTTCCAGCTGACGATCGACGAGGACAACCGGGTTGAGCTGGTGATTGATGTGAAGGTTTTGTTTGGAGGAGAAATTGCGGAAGAAATGAATGCGAAAGATCGAGCCGAGCTGGAAACGTCCAGTTTGATACAGCAAATTCATGTTATTTTGTATGAAAGTGAGAAGAAAGGTGAAATTGAGGAAGATGCTCGTGAAGAatga